Proteins from one Periplaneta americana isolate PAMFEO1 chromosome 6, P.americana_PAMFEO1_priV1, whole genome shotgun sequence genomic window:
- the LOC138701033 gene encoding uncharacterized protein — MDQGRTIAFPETNEQDCYEEVKDFKRNVVNFSDTLHLSPLEMGRQGERGEYKETKGKTLRTSRRQREQALHLSTATQHCTNTRTLRLAAASWVPRRLDGGAHTQWLPGAVMSAVSGTRKLHHGHGNHEGLAPTAVFGVLIELGGRSFDASLHLPCPKPSPWMKALVLSCRGLEVMYTDGTFLHIGVLHTIKFRCLYRDVL; from the exons ATGGACCAGGGGAGGACCATAGCTTTTCCTGAGACCAATGAGCAGGACTGTTATGAGGAAGTGAAGGACTTCAAAAGGAATGTTGTCAACTTCAG TGATACACTACATCTTTCTCCTTTGGAAatggggagacaaggagaacgaggtgaatacaaggagacaaAGGGGAAGACGTTGAGAACAAGcaggagacaaagagaacaagctttgcacctgtcaacag CCACTCAGCACTGCACCAACACCCGAACTCTGAGGCTTGCTGCTGCATCGTGGGTGCCCAGGAGGTTGGATGGTGGAGCGCACACACAGTGGCTGCCAGGTGCAGTCATGTCAGCTGTGTCAGGCACACGCAAGCTCCATCATGGCCATGGAAATCACGAAGGACTGGCCCCCACAGCTGTATTTGGTGTCCTTATAGAGCTGGGTGGGAGATCTTTTGATGCAAGTCTGCATCTACCATGTCCTAAACCAAGCCCGTGGATGAAGGCGCTTGTACTGTCCTGTAGAGGTTTAGAAGTAATGTATACAGATGGTACTTTTCTTCATATTGGTGTGCTACATACCATAAAGTTCAGATGTTTATACAGAGATGTACTGTAA
- the LOC138702137 gene encoding U1 small nuclear ribonucleoprotein 70 kDa-like, whose amino-acid sequence MMHMKYFINVCDSGLFPSHNERKSRTGKRERPKHNREIERLRQQRKARERKTKTRERKKYEDLTEKERKKDQDTRKKKIRGPYRKREKERPRHEKEKKYEDLTESERKKDQDMRKKKIRGPDRKREKERPRHEKEKKYEDLTESERKKDQGTTKKKIRGPDKKREEERLGHKRERNAHNGQQTRKRPRYCRERGWK is encoded by the exons atgatgcacatgaaatattttattaatgtttgtgaCAGCGGGCTCTTCCCCAG TCACAATGAGAGAAAGAGCAGGACAGGAAAGAGGGAGAGACCAAAACACAACAGAGAGATAGAAAGACTAAGACAACAGAGA AAAGCAAGAGAAAGAAAGACCAAGAcacgagaaagaaaaaaatacgaggacctgacagaaaaggagagaaagaaagaccaAGAcacgagaaagaaaaaaatacgaggaccttacagaaagcgagagaaagaaagaCCAAGAcacgagaaagaaaaaaaatacgaggacctgacagaaagcgagagaaagaaagaccaagacatgagaaagaaaaaaatacgaggacctgacagaaagcgagagaaagaaagaCCAAGAcacgagaaagaaaaaaaatatgaggACCTGACAGaaagcgagagaaagaaagaCCAAGGCacgacaaagaaaaaaatacgaggaccTGACAAAAAGCGAGAGGAAGAAAGACTGGGACACAAAAGAGAGAGAAATGCACACAATGGACAGCAAACAAGAAAAAGACCAAGATATTGCCGAGAGAGAGGGTGGAAATAA